Proteins found in one Leguminivora glycinivorella isolate SPB_JAAS2020 chromosome 22, LegGlyc_1.1, whole genome shotgun sequence genomic segment:
- the LOC125237871 gene encoding SOSS complex subunit B homolog, with protein MGSTDYVAIKDLKPGMKNINAVFIVLEVGGPTLTKEAREVRTLRVADASAAVNLSVWDEPGALLMPGDIVRLTRGYAALWRGALTLYAGKSGDIQKVGEFCMLFNEQVNMSEPQPTPPPPPMSTTPPATTPAQRATPPAVNNNSNNKPFQSDNKMGGHKTYVRGRGHQRNNNRR; from the coding sequence ATGGGTAGCACGGATTATGTGGCAATTAAAGACCTGAAACCAGGCATGAAAAACATCAACGCAGTCTTCATAGTGCTGGAAGTCGGCGGCCCGACGCTAACCAAAGAAGCTAGAGAGGTCAGGACGCTGCGGGTAGCGGATGCTAGCGCCGCAGTTAACCTCTCAGTTTGGGACGAACCGGGCGCCCTACTTATGCCTGGCGACATTGTACGACTCACAAGAGGCTACGCGGCTTTATGGAGAGGCGCTTTGACTTTGTACGCTGGTAAATCTGGAGATATACAGAAAGTGGGCGAGTTCTGTATGTTGTTTAACGAGCAAGTAAACATGAGCGAGCCACAGCCTACACCACCACCGCCTCCTATGTCTACTACCCCTCCGGCTACCACGCCCGCCCAACGCGCGACTCCGCCAGCCGTCAACAACAACAGCAACAACAAACCGTTTCAATCTGACAACAAAATGGGAGGACACAAAACTTACGTTAGGGGACGGGGCCATCAGAGAAATAACAACAGGAGGTAG
- the LOC125237744 gene encoding NADH dehydrogenase [ubiquinone] 1 beta subcomplex subunit 3, with amino-acid sequence MGGHGHAPYVVPDYKQFQVKGIKQLEELEKALAQKGLKDPWIRNEAWRYNPGFGTRWSRAKKVFFRGFPIGLGLALITAGAEKMLGGHDDHGHGGGHH; translated from the exons ATGGGCGGACATGGTCACGCACCTTATGTGGTCCCTGACTACAAGCAGTTCCAGGTGAAGGGAATCAAGCAGCTCGAGGAGCTGGAGAAGGCCTTGGCCCAGAAGGGACTTAAGGACCCCTGGATCAG AAACGAGGCTTGGAGATACAACCCCGGTTTCGGCACCAGATGGAGTCGCGCCAAGAAAGTGTTCTTCCGCGGCTTCCCGATTGGTCTGGGCCTAGCGCTGATCACCGCTGGAGCCGAGAAGATGCTCGGAGGACATGATGACCATGGTCATGGGGGTGGACATCATTAA
- the LOC125237826 gene encoding protein Rae1: MFNQMTAAGGNPNKDLEVASPPDDTVSALEFSPPSVPQTFLIAGSWDCRVRCWEVEASGKTVPKAAQGMDGPILDVAWHDDGSKVFMASTDKSVKCWDLAANQTIQVAAHDAPVKTCHWVKAPNYTCLMTASWDKTLKFWDTRSSQPIMSMNLSERCYCADVDYPMAVVGTADRGICLYTLEGKPAEFKRVESPLKHQHRCIAIFKDKKTKQPAGFALGSVEGRVAIQYVNPTNPKDNFTFKCHRSAGTTGGYQDIYAVNDIAFHPVHGTLATVGSDGSFSFWDKDARTKLKSSELLEQPLTRAAFNHNGQIFAYAVGYDWSKGHEHFNPAKKNFIYLRACYEELKPRTN, encoded by the exons ATGTTCAACCAAATGACAGCAGCCGGGGGCAACCCCAACAAGGATCTGGAGGTAGCCTCGCCTCCCGACGACACTGTTTCGGCCCTTGAGTTTTCCCCGCCTTCTGTACCGCAAACTTTCCTGATTGCCGGCTCGTGGGACTGTCGG GTGAGATGTTGGGAAGTGGAAGCGTCCGGGAAAACAGTGCCCAAAGCTGCTCAGGGCATGGACGGCCCCATTCTTGATGTAGCCTGGCATGAT GATGGATCCAAGGTGTTCATGGCCTCAACAGACAAAAGTGTCAAATGCTGGGACCTAGCAGCCAATCAAACCATTCAG GTAGCAGCCCACGATGCTCCAGTGAAGACCTGCCACTGGGTCAAGGCTCCCAACTACACCTGTCTCATGACCGCCTCTTGGGACAAGACCCTGAAG TTCTGGGACACTCGCAGCTCTCAGCCAATCATGAGCATGAATCTCTCGGAAAGATGCTATTGTGCCGATGTG GACTACCCGATGGCAGTGGTGGGCACGGCGGACCGCGGCATCTGTCTTTACACGCTGGAGGGCAAGCCGGCAGAGTTTAAGAGAGTTGAGTCCCCGTTGAAGCATCAGCATCGTTGCATCGCTATCTTTAAG GACAAGAAAACTAAGCAGCCAGCAGGCTTCGCGCTGGGTTCAGTGGAGGGCAGAGTGGCCATACAGTATGTCAACCCGACCAACCCCAAAGATAACTTCACATTCAAGTGTCATCGGTCAGCAGGAACCACTGGTGGATATCAG GATATCTACGCGGTGAATGACATCGCCTTCCACCCCGTTCATGGGACTCTGGCAACAGTGGGTTCCGATGGCTCATTCTCCTTCTGGGACAAG GACGCGCGCACGAAGCTAAAGTCCTCAGAGTTGCTAGAGCAGCCACTGACCAGGGCCGCATTCAACCACAACGGGCAGATATTCGCGTACGCCGTGGGTTATGATTGGTCCAAG GGCCATGAGCATTTCAACCCAGCTAAGAAGAACTTCATCTACCTCCGAGCGTGCTACGAGGAGCTAAAACCGCGTACAAACTGA